The following proteins are co-located in the Methanobacterium petrolearium genome:
- a CDS encoding ATP-dependent helicase, with the protein MINWDEYQQLVIEHLNRKISSEDNPDQNKAISAPTTESQFLVAGPGSGKTTVMVLKILKFIYVDDVHPSSILATTFTRKAASELRSRILSWGDEIRQVLLKTPEFKDIHPHLRRLDFNQIITGTLDSISHDILKIHRAPGAAPPVVIQDFVTSALMLNMGLFKEEKHHNEDLKDYLINLRGGKFGFNTNEMCKQLLEIKDRIYYDQVKWDQLAREKQNQHPGFEVAYQAINDYLCELESRSLYDFAMLEAEFLDQLKTGKLDDFLEGLKLILVDEYQDSNLLQEQIYFQLARAAINNGGSMTVVGDDDQSLYRFRGATVDLFTTFLERFNNQVKGNHQPVLINLSQNYRSTKNIVKFCNAFSQLDSTFQTARVKDKPAIQPERTPPFTDFPVLGMFRRDVKTLASDLSQFIQQVVCEDGYRVHDYLIKVNPDEGSPTDLSILLSSPQELAYEKKKLPGHLREKLQIPIFNPRGQNLERTWETQVLCGLMLDCIDPNCEIQESVEKLPFTAKNNFKNWRKTAREYLKTNPEPSTPVSLTSFVEAWQKRQPLGRKTWKKNVPLLDLAYKLVTWIPTMQDDVEGLVYLEAITRTISETALFSYYAGELVFDKEDPDLECYSIKDAYWNIFVPLATGAIKVDEGLLDTLPDNRINIMSIHQSKGLEFPLVIVDVGSDFRTNHRMNAFKRFPEEGGNSCTMEDEIRTCSPLGSPQRPGRDRAFDDLTRHYFVAYSRAQDVLLLVGLTTYSDIPNVATGWTRNGNWPWEGLDNLILI; encoded by the coding sequence TTGATCAATTGGGACGAATACCAGCAACTAGTAATTGAACACTTAAACCGAAAAATATCCTCAGAAGACAACCCAGATCAAAACAAAGCCATCAGTGCTCCCACTACTGAATCTCAGTTTTTAGTTGCAGGACCAGGCAGTGGTAAAACCACAGTCATGGTGTTGAAGATACTAAAATTCATATACGTGGATGATGTCCACCCCTCTTCTATATTAGCCACAACCTTCACCAGAAAGGCAGCAAGTGAGTTACGATCAAGAATCCTCTCATGGGGAGATGAAATACGACAAGTACTTCTTAAGACCCCTGAATTTAAAGATATACATCCCCATCTAAGACGTCTGGACTTCAACCAAATCATCACCGGAACCCTGGACAGCATATCCCATGACATTCTGAAAATACATCGGGCTCCTGGTGCAGCACCACCAGTAGTCATACAGGACTTTGTAACCAGTGCCCTCATGCTAAACATGGGTCTTTTTAAGGAAGAAAAACACCACAACGAAGACCTCAAAGACTACTTAATCAATCTCAGGGGAGGAAAATTTGGTTTCAACACCAATGAAATGTGCAAACAGTTACTGGAAATCAAAGATCGTATCTACTATGACCAGGTCAAATGGGACCAACTCGCACGAGAAAAACAGAACCAACACCCAGGATTTGAAGTAGCCTACCAGGCCATCAACGACTATCTATGCGAACTGGAAAGCCGAAGCCTATATGACTTTGCCATGTTAGAAGCAGAATTCCTGGACCAACTAAAAACAGGCAAACTGGATGATTTTCTGGAAGGATTGAAACTCATATTAGTGGATGAATACCAGGACTCCAACCTCCTCCAGGAGCAGATCTACTTCCAACTCGCCAGGGCAGCCATAAATAATGGTGGCAGTATGACTGTGGTGGGAGATGATGACCAATCCCTCTACCGCTTCCGAGGAGCCACCGTGGATCTATTCACCACCTTTTTGGAACGATTCAACAACCAAGTCAAAGGAAACCACCAGCCAGTACTCATCAACCTATCCCAAAACTACCGCTCCACCAAGAACATTGTAAAGTTCTGCAATGCTTTCTCACAATTGGATAGCACTTTCCAAACAGCCCGGGTGAAGGACAAACCAGCAATCCAACCAGAAAGAACTCCACCCTTCACTGACTTCCCTGTTCTAGGCATGTTCCGAAGGGATGTGAAAACCTTAGCAAGTGACTTATCCCAGTTCATCCAACAAGTAGTCTGCGAAGATGGATACAGAGTCCATGATTACCTGATCAAAGTCAATCCAGATGAAGGTTCACCCACAGATCTGTCCATACTCTTAAGCTCACCCCAGGAACTGGCATATGAAAAGAAAAAACTACCCGGCCATTTAAGGGAAAAACTCCAGATACCCATCTTCAACCCTCGCGGCCAAAACCTGGAACGAACCTGGGAAACACAGGTCCTATGCGGACTAATGTTAGACTGCATAGACCCCAACTGTGAAATACAGGAGTCGGTTGAAAAGCTCCCCTTCACTGCAAAAAATAACTTCAAAAACTGGAGAAAAACTGCCAGAGAATACCTCAAAACCAATCCAGAACCCTCAACCCCGGTCTCTTTAACATCCTTTGTGGAGGCCTGGCAGAAAAGACAACCCTTAGGACGTAAAACCTGGAAAAAAAATGTCCCCCTACTGGATCTTGCCTATAAACTGGTAACCTGGATACCCACCATGCAGGATGATGTGGAGGGTTTAGTATACCTGGAAGCCATCACCCGCACCATATCAGAAACTGCCCTATTCAGCTACTATGCTGGAGAGCTCGTATTCGATAAAGAAGACCCTGACCTGGAATGCTACTCTATAAAGGATGCCTACTGGAACATCTTCGTACCCTTAGCCACTGGTGCCATAAAAGTTGATGAAGGACTCCTGGACACCCTTCCGGATAACCGTATCAACATCATGTCCATCCACCAGTCCAAAGGCTTAGAATTCCCTCTGGTAATTGTGGATGTGGGCTCAGATTTCAGAACCAATCATCGTATGAATGCCTTCAAACGTTTCCCAGAAGAGGGAGGTAACTCATGTACCATGGAGGATGAGATCAGAACGTGCTCTCCCTTGGGATCACCTCAAAGACCAGGCAGAGATCGTGCCTTTGATGATCTCACCAGGCATTACTTTGTAGCCTACAGTCGAGCACAAGACGTACTATTACTGGTGGGACTTACCACCTATTCTGACATACCTAATGTGGCCACAGGATGGACCCGGAATGGTAACTGGCCTTGGGAAGGGTTGGATAATTTGATATTAATATAA
- a CDS encoding HEPN domain-containing protein codes for MKELEKHLERSEDKLESAHILLENNQIADSISTSYYSIYHATMALLKLRNIHPRTHAGLISEFGLKFIKNGTIEEDYARMLVKAETERIKADYDVDYTPSRREAEDVFKDAENFLHRIKKAIEELK; via the coding sequence TTGAAAGAACTGGAAAAACATCTGGAAAGATCTGAAGATAAGTTGGAATCCGCCCATATTTTACTTGAAAATAATCAGATAGCTGATTCTATAAGCACATCATATTATTCAATATACCATGCAACCATGGCACTATTGAAGCTTAGAAATATACATCCACGAACACATGCTGGCCTTATCTCTGAATTTGGTCTTAAATTTATTAAAAATGGAACCATAGAAGAAGATTATGCTAGAATGTTAGTAAAAGCTGAAACAGAAAGAATTAAAGCAGATTATGATGTTGATTATACTCCTTCCAGAAGAGAGGCTGAAGATGTCTTTAAAGACGCAGAAAATTTTCTTCACAGAATTAAAAAGGCAATTGAAGAACTAAAATGA
- a CDS encoding nucleotidyltransferase domain-containing protein, which yields MKNQEEYQNIAQEFANLALEKYGDRVDTIILFGSAARGEAREDSDIDILVVGDVTLDELLDVSIPLLLQHGKHISAQDMEKSRFKRLVEQGYSFINNVLDDGVVLFERTGKTSGKI from the coding sequence ATGAAAAACCAGGAGGAATATCAGAACATTGCCCAAGAATTTGCTAATTTGGCTCTTGAAAAATATGGTGATCGGGTAGATACCATTATCCTTTTTGGATCTGCGGCTAGAGGTGAGGCTAGAGAAGATTCAGATATAGATATTCTCGTAGTGGGTGATGTAACCCTTGATGAACTTCTAGATGTTTCTATTCCTCTATTGCTTCAGCATGGGAAACATATTTCGGCTCAGGATATGGAGAAGTCTCGGTTTAAAAGATTAGTTGAGCAGGGTTACTCTTTTATTAACAATGTATTAGATGATGGTGTGGTTCTATTTGAAAGAACTGGAAAAACATCTGGAAAGATCTGA